In Ovis aries strain OAR_USU_Benz2616 breed Rambouillet chromosome 17, ARS-UI_Ramb_v3.0, whole genome shotgun sequence, the following proteins share a genomic window:
- the LOC105604278 gene encoding NTF2-related export protein 2-like, whose protein sequence is MDKRRRALTRLYLDKATLIWNGNVVTGLEALANFFDMLPSSEFQVNMLDCQPVHEQATQAQTTVLVVTSGTVKFDGNKQHYFNQNFLLTAQTTANNTVWKIASDCFRFQDWAAI, encoded by the coding sequence ATGGACAAAAGAAGACGGGCACTAACCAGGCTGTATCTGGACAAGGCCACTTTAATATGGAATGGAAATGTTGTTACAGGGCTGGAAGCCCTAGCCAATTTTTTTGACATGTTGCCTTCTAGTGAATTCCAGGTCAATATGTTAGATTGCCAGCCAGTTCATGAGCAAGCTACTCAGGCCCAGACCACAGTTCTTGTTGTGACCAGTGGAACTGTGAAGTTTGATGGCAACAAGCAACACTACTTCAACCAGAACTTCCTGCTGACCGCTCAGACTACTGCTAACAATACCGTGTGGAAGATTGCAAGTGACTGCTTCCGTTTTCAAGATTGGGCTGCTATTTAA